The sequence cacaaactccccctctagaGAAAAGCCGTCCTCGAAGTAACGTCCTGAGGGGCAGATGGTGTGAAAATGGCCTAAAGGGCCGGAGTTAGAACAACAAaatagttcctggggcattagttTGGAATGTCCTTCTGAGGGCTATGTATTTTCCTGGGGCATTAATCCAAATGTCCTTCAGGGGGTAAAGAGCAGTTGTAAACAGTTGTAAGAGTTCATGTGACATTTGTACGAATGTTCTTACATGCTCAGATGAATAGAACAGAGTCCTTTGTAGTAGAGAAAGGTAATGGCTGTTGTAACGGTTTCTTATAAAGGGTCCCAACACTTAACCATATATTACTGTTACTGACATGTTAAAGCTTATAAACATTTCCAGatactgactagagatgagcgaacttacagtaaattcgattcgtcacgaacttctcggctcggcagttgataacttatcctgcataaattagttcagctttcaggtgctccggtgggctggaaaaggtggatacagtcctaggagactctttcctaggaatgtatccaccttttccagcccaccggagcacctgaaggctgaactaatttacgcaggataaggcatcaactgccgagccgagaagtttgtgacgaatcaaatttactgtaagttcgctcatctctaatactgacAATAGCAGATATACATTTATGAAACCATACATACATTAGACATTTTTCGGATCAGGCTGCCAGAGACTTTCTACCCAGATGCCTGTGCTACGGGGTCCATCGGCTTTTTGCTACATCTCCCCGAAATATAGAAATTTTTTGAGTATATGGAGGTAGGACCAACATTGACTTCCACTTACAGTGCTACTTACGCTCACCAGGTGCTCTCTCTGGCGacaagagaaccctgtgcacagtGAACACGAAAAACTATTAGTATGAACAATACACATTTTTGGTATTGATATGGACTGGAGTATATACATACTGACTATGAGGTCCTAACAGTCCTGACTGAACACAATCTTTTTAGTACGGTACATTAAATCTGGACACATTATGCAATATGTACATTTCTGgctattatacatttttatatacagtgggggagatttatcaaaacctgtgcagaggaagagtcgtgcagttgcccatagcaaccaatcagattgcttctttcattttccacaggcctctaaagaggcctgtggaaaatgaaagaagcaatctgattggttgctatgggcaactgcaccactcttcctctgcacaggttttgataaatctcccccagtatgtataCTTCTCTTGCAGGCTATACAATCCTTTTTTAATGCTATATACATTTTGTTACTGACTGATAATATATACATTTGTCTAAAGTGCAAACTTTAGCTACAAGGTACCGCTATTCTTGTTCAGGATACCTTCTGCACGACCAATGCTGCTGACATAAAGAAAGAAGACACAATAAAggttaacatttttatatatacagggtgggccatttatatggatacaccttaataaaatgggaatggttggtgatattaacttcctgtttgtggcacattagtatatgtgaggggggaaacttttcaagatgggtggtgaccatggctgccattttgaagtcggccattttgaatccaacttttgttttttcaataggaagggggtcatgtgacacatcaaacttattgggaatttcacaagaaaaacaatgatgtgcagcacaggcttccagtattttaTTATATGCTGTTTAAATCAACGTAAATAATACAAATTAACacattataaaatctgcagcataaagttCATAGTGTATACGCTACATGTGAACATAACCGAATAGTAGAAGATAGCTGTGGAGAGCAGAAGTGCAGATAGGCTGTGTCTGTATGCTCAAGTCTGATGTAGACAAAAAGCCTTATGGGTAGTATAAGCAGAGAGGAAACAGGCATTAAATGCTGGCAAACATCACACTTTCTGAGAcatacccattaaaggggtaatccgcccctagacatcttatcccctattgcagtaggacccccgggatctcggctgcggcaccccagacatctggtgcacgaagcgaacttcgctccgtgctggatgactggcgatgtggggcagaggctcgtgatgtaacGCCctactcatgatgtcacagccatgccacctcaatgcaagtttatagacttgcaatgagggggcagggcgtgatgtcacaaggcggcagagtcgtgatgtcaaaatactctggccccatggtcgtgagtcttcaggcatggagcgatcatcgctttgtgcagctgagacagttgggtgctgcatgagagattgcgggggtccctaggatatcctagggtcggagtacccctttaaatctgcttTATTAAGGAAACAAGCCAATTCAGTGAGGTTCATTGATGGTCAAATAACAAAGGTACAAAGGTATGCAtgagtaaaaaaaacataaatgagATTGACCTGGTAATATGGTTGGCAATTTAGGCACTTTATTAATCCTTTATTTACATCTGAATCAGACTTTTATAAAATATAAGTTTTAAGACTAAAAGCGTACCTCTCATATCTCCCAAAAAATTATGTTTATgttttactcactaggtcatgcagatgcggggtattccggtgaaaaacttttttttttttttttaatcaactggtgtcagaaagttaaacagatttgtaaattacttccattaaaaaatcttaatccttcctgtacttattagctgctgaatactacagtggaaattcttttccatttgaaacacagagctgtctgctgacatcatgagcacattgctctctgctgacatctctgtccattataggaactgtccagagtaaaaggtaatccccatagcaaatatatgctgttcttgacagttcctaaagtggacagagatgtcagcagagagtattgtGCTCAAGATgttagcagacagctctgtgtttcaataagaaaataattttcgctgtagtattcagcagctaataagtacaggaaggattaagattttttaatagaagtcatttacaaatctgtttaactttctggcaccagttgatttaaaaaaaaaaaaaaagtttttcactggagtacccctttaaaggggtattaaggCCTTAGTCATCTTATCTcccattcaaaggataggggataaaatgtcttaattGCCAGGCACTGCTCCAGAGACGgatatgtgacatcacgccaagccacctccattcatgtctttggtagggggtgtggcagtggcggtacccccctgcaatcagacatcttatcccctatcctttggatagaggataagatgtctaaggctgaaATACCCCTTAAACATGCCTTTTTAGTgtgttgccaaaatgtacaacatataaaaggtttttttgATTGTGACAGTATCCATTTTACCCTACCCCAAATCACTTATTTAGCAATattttgtattacattatataccaatatttttaaaaaattatcatTGATGAATTTGGCTTCACTGTGGTTTACGGGCATGAAAAAAATAGCAACCATTAAAATCAGAAATATGCATCATCGATTTATCAATACGGGGTGCATACACAGCTTTCTCAACCAGGTAACCAGCTTCTTTAAAAGCCTTCTCCAGGAATTCCTTGTTTGAGGTCATTACACCAAAACGCTTTTTACCAGCATGATAAAAAGTACTTTCCATTGTATTCATCAGTAACAGGTGACCTCCAGGTTTTATCAAGTCCTTGAAATTGTTCAGAATATTACAATAGGTTTTCGTGTCTTTAGAAGCAGCTTCAATACATAAGCAGCACAGGAGACAATCTGCTGGTGGTACAACCACAGGATCAAAAGGGTTTCTTTTCACAATATCACATTTCAGGACGTCTTTCACCTTACTGCGGAGCTTCTCTGCTTTTCTCTCACAATCCTCCCTttaaaaaatacaggaacaaaattaaggtc is a genomic window of Hyla sarda isolate aHylSar1 chromosome 10, aHylSar1.hap1, whole genome shotgun sequence containing:
- the LOC130293392 gene encoding nicotinamide N-methyltransferase-like, with product MATNVTSQNTYLDEFCSKDYLQTSYGAEDGILFGEWTDFVLQNLHETFTRGGVRGDTLLDVGTGASIYHLLSACEVFDKIIVSDLVDQNREEFQKWLKKDPDAFDWTHLIKRACELEGNREDCERKAEKLRSKVKDVLKCDIVKRNPFDPVVVPPADCLLCCLCIEAASKDTKTYCNILNNFKDLIKPGGHLLLMNTMESTFYHAGKKRFGVMTSNKEFLEKAFKEAGYLVEKAVYAPRIDKSMMHISDFNGCYFFHARKPQ